GAGTGCAAAACTCACATCCGGTTCATAACCAGCTTCTCTGATCAAAAGCATCATCTCATCAAcctttgaataaatctcaaccATTCTCTGATGTCTTCTATCTTCAGACATGAAGCTATGAACTCTCCCTCTCCCTTCAACCCAACTGCAACCAGGCTCTTTGCTTATGTTCCGAGATTTCATCAGCCTACGGATATTCGCAGCTTCCTCTTGTCTCCCCGCTGCAGAGTACATGTTTGATAACAGGACATAAGGAACAGCGTTGTTTGGTTCCAACTCCATGAGAGTTCTCGCCGCTCTTTCTCCGGTTTCTATCTTCCCATGCTTCCTACTAGCAGCTAAGATCGCTTTCCATACGGTTGCGTCTGGCTCAACCTCCATTTGATTCAGCAACTCCTCTGCTTTGGCGAAATCGCCGGACCTGCCGTAGAGATCAATCATACACGCGTAGTGTTCAGGTCCTGGTGCTATTCTGTAAACTGTTCTCATAGACTCAAAGTAGCGTTGAGCTTCTTCTATGAGACCGGCGTGACTGCAAGCGAATAGTAAACCGATAAAGGTAATGTAGTCCGGTCTTATGCCATTGTCTATCATCAAATTGTATAATTCCAGAGAGTCTTTAGCTTTGCCGTTTTTCGCGTAACCAACTATCAGAGCAGTCCATGTGATCAGATCCTTGGTTTCCATGGAGTTGAAAACTGCTTCGGCGTCTTCTAAGCTTCCGCACTTTGTGTACATTGTCACAAGAGAGTTATCTACTGACAGAGAGGCAGGGAAGccagatttgatgtggttaCAGTGTACTTGCTGCCCAAACTCCAGTAGAGTTAACTCAGCAGAGGCGCTTAGTACACTCGCTGTAACAATCTGATCAGGAGATATGCCTCCTTCATCTCCTCTCATCTTACAGAACAGCTTCAACGCTTCTTCATAAGCTCCGTTATGTGTGTTCCCTGTGACTAGAGCCGTCCAAGATATCACATCTTTCTCAACCATCCCTTCAAACACTTTCAGCGCTGAATCCATGGTTCCTCTTTTAGCATACATATCCACAAGAGCGTTGCTCACAAGCATATAACTTCCATATCCAGTTTTCACAATCAGACAATGCACAGAGGAAGCTATCTTCATCATCTCTGTTCTAGAGGAGGCGAAACAGTTCAAAACTGAAGGGAGTGTGAACTCGTCTATCTTCATATCCCGCTCATGCATTCTTCTAAACAGAGACAGAGCTTCTTCCTTAAAACCTTCTCTAACGCACTCAACAACCAACGAGTTCCAAGAAACCACATCGTCAACTTCCATATCTTGCAACAAGGCTCTCGCGGTTGCCAAGTCTCTGCATTTAGCGTACATGGCAATCACCGCGCTCTGAACAAAGATGTTGGTCTTGAAACCACTCTTAACTATGCATCCATGCACCTGAACACCAACCCTACGAGCACAAACCACACCACAAGCCGTCAAAACGCTTGGAAAGGTAAACTGATTCGGTTGGGTTCCTTCTCTCCTCATATCCCTAAAACACTCAATCGCCTTGTAAGCAAACCCGTTTCTAGAGTAGCCGGTGAGCATTGAAGTCCATGTAACGTTATTCCTCCTCTCAGCTGGCATTGTCTTAAAGATATACTCAGCTTCAGAGACGCGTCTGCATTGTGCATACATATCGAGTAAACCATTAACCACACCAACATCAAAATCAAACGCTGTTTTCACTGTACACCCATGAATCTGTTCACCTCTGAGAAGCAAACCAAGCAAAGCACACATCTTTAGAACGCTACCTAAAGTGTACTCGTTAAAGCTTCTTTCTTTAAGCTGCATctcccaaaacaaacttagagCTTCGTCTTTGCTTCCGTTCTTGCAATGCCCAGAGATTAGAGCGTTCCAGGAGATTGTATTCTTCACTGGGTTTCTATGGAAAAGGTTTTTCGCGTCGGAGAGTCTCCCTGAAGAGGAGTAAGCGACGATCATTGTGTTCCAAGTGTACTCATCTTTCTCAGGCATTTTATCGAACAGTTGGCGGGCTTCGTTGATTCGGCCAGATTTGGATAAATCTCCCAGTTTCAGATTCGTCGAGTGAAGGTTTGATCGAACAGCATTGCTGTGAATGTAATTACGAGAAGGTGTCGAAGTAAGACGGCAGTTTCTGAATTTCAGTCTGAGCATCATTCTACTGATGCAGTATCAAGTTCTACTCAGTTGATAagtaataacaacaaaaagagCTTTAAAAAagggatatatatatacgttttggtaaaaatgttaaataaatgattttactttttttttaaatgagagACAAGAATATAGTTCCACTAGGATAACATGGGATTaaatatgaagaagaaaataatagtTTCATCCAATGTGTAgtaaagtatataaatctaatctattaaaacatgaGTACAAAAataaagggcaaatctccaaaatagcacatttctaagtttatatcacaaaaatagcactcaaaaactaaaatgaccaaaataacacatttctaagtttatcctttgaaaattttaatttttttatttttcaaaatttgaaatcttatccccaaaaactcatttctcaactctaaaccataaaccctaaactctaaaccctaaatcctaaaccctaaaccctaaaccctaatccctaaaccctaaaccctaaactctaaactctaaaccttaaaccctaaaccctaaactctaaaccctaaaccctaaatcctaaaccccaccctttaactctaaaccctaagtttgtgacttttgataaaacattaagtgctatttttgtgacttttgaccttgagtgctagtttgggaacaaaaacttgatttagtgctatttttgtctttttctcaaaaataaattactctttagtttttcaatttatttacaatcatataccactaaattaataaatttacctactttttacattttttgtattttaagtttaattaatgaatatcCTAAATCTAATTTTAACTAAACAAAAGACATATATTAACTAACCAAATCAAAAACATAATCTCCCACAAATATTGGCAAACTATTGAAACAATCTAAAATATGGAAACAATTTTAAAGTTAGTTTCCACGTTTTTCGTTCTTATAACTTACCATATTTCACACGTATATACTACCATATTTAAACAAAATCAATGGTAATTAGTATAACTtaccaataaaatatttagcatatatatattaggcATGATTCACTTGTCTTTAAACCTTCcttattataaacttattagAATAATGTCATcagtttattttataaaaaaaaagaatattccaGCAATATCAACTTCATATTTtgcatataatattaattttattctcATGGTTTATGTTAAAATAGGCGGATCAAATTATATCCCAtcctattgttttttttttgaatttttgtaactCATTTTTAGTTTGACCCAAACACCTAATATACTAATAATACATTTCAATCGTACaattaaatatgaaagaaatgtcaatataaatttgatccaacagtatattaatatatacatccaatattttttttatagttacaTAACTGATCCAACACAcatctaataaaaaatatataacacgatacaataagaaaatatatcatatgaataataaattaaaagaacACAAGAAAGCCATTAAattgttatgttttaaaaatatatacgtTAAATAAACACATGTGCGACCGTACGGATCAAGctctagtttattttaaaatagttgtATGTATTTTTGTATACAATCACATAGGTAGTTTAGTGTGGTAGGCGTATTTTGAAAAGTTAAGCGACGCAAGTCCGAAACCTCACAACGTTAAATATGAGTGGCCATAGGGGTGTCAATTTGGGTTGTTTCGGTCAGGCCCAAATCCGTTAAGCCCGTAAATATTTGAGCTCCGGCCCGGTCCGAAAATATTTTGGGTCTAGAATTTAAAGTCTGGTCCATGCCCTTATAGGACTATAGGGCTTttcgagtttttttttgcttttcgaaaaataatttttcattgtCATATCtatcgttttaatacatgtgaatttttattaaaaaaagtttcatttttttaatataaaatgagtttaaacttttttttatcaaaaatattttactttttcgtatgctttaaaaatatattataaacaaaccaaatttaataagatttaaataatcaaatataaattaaatctaaatatatatgagaacaaaatttatgacaaacatggtcaaacgtttcatactttgtattttgaaatttaaaaaaaaaatgttgtacaTGAAAATAGAAAGTAcatttgcaaaatttaaaatgtgacaCTTGTAATAATCAAACAATAAAGTGCATTAACAACTTTTACAATTGCTTTATTAGAGtttggaaaaaatattaaaataatatgtcaaTACTAATAATGGTTTTGATTGCAAGAACGATAATATTTAagctaaattataaaattttgggtttccggGCTAGTCCTATTCCAAACGGACTTAAGTCCAAAATACTCAAAGCCCAAATGGACTTATAAAACTAAGACTAAAC
The window above is part of the Brassica napus cultivar Da-Ae chromosome C8, Da-Ae, whole genome shotgun sequence genome. Proteins encoded here:
- the LOC106415804 gene encoding putative pentatricopeptide repeat-containing protein At3g13770, mitochondrial, giving the protein MMLRLKFRNCRLTSTPSRNYIHSNAVRSNLHSTNLKLGDLSKSGRINEARQLFDKMPEKDEYTWNTMIVAYSSSGRLSDAKNLFHRNPVKNTISWNALISGHCKNGSKDEALSLFWEMQLKERSFNEYTLGSVLKMCALLGLLLRGEQIHGCTVKTAFDFDVGVVNGLLDMYAQCRRVSEAEYIFKTMPAERRNNVTWTSMLTGYSRNGFAYKAIECFRDMRREGTQPNQFTFPSVLTACGVVCARRVGVQVHGCIVKSGFKTNIFVQSAVIAMYAKCRDLATARALLQDMEVDDVVSWNSLVVECVREGFKEEALSLFRRMHERDMKIDEFTLPSVLNCFASSRTEMMKIASSVHCLIVKTGYGSYMLVSNALVDMYAKRGTMDSALKVFEGMVEKDVISWTALVTGNTHNGAYEEALKLFCKMRGDEGGISPDQIVTASVLSASAELTLLEFGQQVHCNHIKSGFPASLSVDNSLVTMYTKCGSLEDAEAVFNSMETKDLITWTALIVGYAKNGKAKDSLELYNLMIDNGIRPDYITFIGLLFACSHAGLIEEAQRYFESMRTVYRIAPGPEHYACMIDLYGRSGDFAKAEELLNQMEVEPDATVWKAILAASRKHGKIETGERAARTLMELEPNNAVPYVLLSNMYSAAGRQEEAANIRRLMKSRNISKEPGCSWVEGRGRVHSFMSEDRRHQRMVEIYSKVDEMMLLIREAGYEPDVSFALHDLDKEGKELGLAYHSEKLAVAFGLLAVPDGAPIRIIKNLRVCGDCHSAMKYISRVYLRHIILRDSNCFHHFRDGSCSCGDYW